The DNA window AGTGCTGACCCCGGCGGGGCTCGAGAGCTACAGCTACGACGACCTGTACCGGCTGACCGGGGTCACCTACCCGGATTCGTCGACCCAGGCCTACACCTACGACAACGTCGGCAACCGGCAGACCAAGGTAGAGGGCTCGACGACCTCCTACACCTACGACAACGCCGACCGGATGACCACAGCAGGCGGGGTGACCTACACCTACGACAACAACGGCAACCAGACCGGCCGGGGAGCGGACGTGTTCGGCTGGGACATCGAGGACCGCCTCACCTCGGCAACCGTCGGGGGCAACCCGGTCAGCTACACCTACCGGGGAGACGACCTTCGGCACTCCAAGACCCAGGCCGGGGTGACCACGGTCTTCACCTGGGATCTGGCGGCCGTGCTGCCGGTGGTGCTGCAGGAGGGCAACACCAGCTACGTTTACGGGCTGGGGCTGATCAGCCAGGCCACTGGGACCACCACCAGCTACCCGCTGGCAGACGGCCTGGGGTCGACGGCGGCTCTGACGGATGCGTCGGGAGCGGTCACTGCGACCTACACCTACGACGTTTTCGGAGCTGTGAAATCGAGCACGGGGCCGGGCTCAACCGAGTTCCGGTTTGCCGGCCAGCAGGACGATCCGGCCTTGGGCTACCAGTACCTGAGGGCCCGGTACTACGACCCGTCTATCGGCCGTTTTATCAGTAAGGATCCGTTCTCTGGAACTTTGGTGGATCCGCAAAGCCAAACAGCGTACCCGTACTCACACAGTAATCCTGTAAATTTCCGGGATCCAACAGGACTGTGCACCTGTTCGCCGAAGGTAAGCGGAATAGCCCGGCTTCTTGGGCCGGGTGACTTTTTCCGGGCGGCAGGATATTCGGTGCGCGGAGAATTTCGGAAAGCATGGGACGTCGCAGTAAATCTGGAGTCCATTGCCGAAGCCTCAGCTTCGGGCACAGCCAAGCAAATAGCGGCCTACGCTAAGGCGACTATGCGTACAGGCGGCGCCTTGGCCGTAAAACTGCTTCCCGTGGTAGGTCAGATAGCGTTGACAGTTGATGGGGTCTGCTCCGCACCAGACGCAGCTGATGCCGTCGCCAAATGGCCCGTTGTTCAGAAGTTCAGCGGATGGGTGCGTTCCTCCATGGCTTCCATGCCTCTGGGTCCGTATGTTCCGCTGACCCGAACGCCCAATTAAGGAGTGGCGATGCGAAGCGGAGACAGAAAGTTGATTGGTTCAAGGGACTGCAGAGAAATGGCAACCGGCGCAGCCGGGACTCTGGGATTGGCTGAACCGATCAGGGCATGCGCGCTCCTTATTCCCGATTATCCGGTTGTATTCGGAGATCTCGGACCGTTCGCTGTCATTGATTGGATGTTGCGCTCGATTTTTCGGCGGACCTCAACAGCTGGGGCACCCCATAGTCTCTGGATCCTTACCTCCTCAGAACTGATCGTTCTTGAAGCCTCCCCATGGGGTGAGCCAACCCCGCTAGGGTTGATCGGGCGGTGGTCTCTACTTGAAGTGAAGGCTCGGCGGATCCGTCCGAGAATGTTGCTTATCCGCGCACCAATCGCTCTGGAGGTAACGACACCCTCCCGTACCCTTAGAGTTAGGAGTGAGGTTTTGGACGACGATTACGAACGTCTAGCACATGCGCTCTGCGAGGATGCCCCCCCTCTGTCAGGATGATCCGAGACGCTTGCTCTCATCTAACTGACCTGGATCGCCTCGGAGCGTTTGCTGAGATACGGCCGGCTCGGATTCGTCGTCTGGATCCTGGACAACCGCGCTCTGGAAAAACAACACCTTGCTCGTTCATCAGGCAGACATCGTGGTGATGCTGCGACCATCAATCCCTACGGAGACCAAATCTCTCCTGCCTTCGGCTTGGAGAATGCAATCAGCCTGGAGGAGACGGTGGCGCCCAATAGTTAAGTGCTCGACCTGGGTTTTCTAACGAGGTCGTTGCACACCATTAGCCCCCAGGGAGCCGGTACTTATCTTCCAAAGCCTTGTGCCCATCGAGATCGACCACCGGCTCGAACTCCGTGAACGAGACCATCATCTCCGGGTGGTCGCGTACGGTCCCCTCTTTTTTCAGGACCTCCAACACCTCCTGGACGGCCTTGGTTGCGGCGAACAGCGGCGTCAGAGGTGTGACGATCAGGTCGTAGCCCAGGTCGTGGAGCTCGGCGTCGGTGAGCAGCGGGGTCTTGCCCCCCTCGATCATGTTTGCGACCCTGACAACCCCTTCGACCTCCTTGGCGACCCGTTCCAGAGACTCGATGTCCGGCGGCGCCTCGACGAAGATCGCGTCGACACCCAGGTCCCGGGCCCGCCTGGCCCGGTCGATTGCGTCGTCTATGCCCCGGGTGCTGAGGGCGTCGGTCCGGGCGACCAGGAACAGGTCTTTGCCCTCCTCCCGCTGGTCGAGCACGGCCTTCAGCTTGGCCAGCCAGTCGTCCGCCTCAACCACCTTCTTGCCGGCGAAGTGGCCGCACTTCTTAGGCCAGACCTGGTCCTCCAGAAAGATGCCTGCGGCCCCGGCGCCGTGGAGCAGGTCGACCGTCCGGATGCAGCTGAGGGGGTTGCCGTAGCCGGTGTCGGCGTCGACTATCACCGGCAGCGTGGTGTTCGAGCAGATGCCCCGGGCGGAGTCGGCGATCTCGCTCTGGGTCAAATATCCGAAGTCCGGCGAACCGAGCCTGGAGGCGGAGACCGAGTAGCCGGAGACGAACAGGACGTCGAAACCGGCCCTCGTGGCCAGGCGGGTGGT is part of the Actinomycetota bacterium genome and encodes:
- a CDS encoding RHS repeat-associated core domain-containing protein, with amino-acid sequence VLTPAGLESYSYDDLYRLTGVTYPDSSTQAYTYDNVGNRQTKVEGSTTSYTYDNADRMTTAGGVTYTYDNNGNQTGRGADVFGWDIEDRLTSATVGGNPVSYTYRGDDLRHSKTQAGVTTVFTWDLAAVLPVVLQEGNTSYVYGLGLISQATGTTTSYPLADGLGSTAALTDASGAVTATYTYDVFGAVKSSTGPGSTEFRFAGQQDDPALGYQYLRARYYDPSIGRFISKDPFSGTLVDPQSQTAYPYSHSNPVNFRDPTGLCTCSPKVSGIARLLGPGDFFRAAGYSVRGEFRKAWDVAVNLESIAEASASGTAKQIAAYAKATMRTGGALAVKLLPVVGQIALTVDGVCSAPDAADAVAKWPVVQKFSGWVRSSMASMPLGPYVPLTRTPN
- a CDS encoding isocitrate lyase/PEP mutase family protein, which produces MGNSADAIRQLLAGGATVNMPGVYDALTTRLATRAGFDVLFVSGYSVSASRLGSPDFGYLTQSEIADSARGICSNTTLPVIVDADTGYGNPLSCIRTVDLLHGAGAAGIFLEDQVWPKKCGHFAGKKVVEADDWLAKLKAVLDQREEGKDLFLVARTDALSTRGIDDAIDRARRARDLGVDAIFVEAPPDIESLERVAKEVEGVVRVANMIEGGKTPLLTDAELHDLGYDLIVTPLTPLFAATKAVQEVLEVLKKEGTVRDHPEMMVSFTEFEPVVDLDGHKALEDKYRLPGG